In Lutra lutra chromosome 13, mLutLut1.2, whole genome shotgun sequence, one genomic interval encodes:
- the SPATA31F1 gene encoding LOW QUALITY PROTEIN: protein FAM205A (The sequence of the model RefSeq protein was modified relative to this genomic sequence to represent the inferred CDS: inserted 1 base in 1 codon; substituted 2 bases at 2 genomic stop codons): protein MKEKGSEKIHLQXQVIHRHKGLPQEIHESIQLLLSPTDQSTLSXSSAALATMHDSQPTALKATGASDPFSPITDPVSIPMPYLFDQAKAILQGHINSKCGQIHHDKVLACVHSSWQCIIPXGLQVAPFTCIPENKPLELQVATDPALQQKAMPWIPMALDQQQQASPDAVTEHPKLPQALSEGAIEKLETTLRHKYLAFLSGLPALFYVALSRAMAPAISTQAVITGMVPGPGEFPTEPLTQMISSEEQSLSPGPSFQDANETCADIEDELQVEELVGEMIKMVPLESQAETSGPYTLKKPILAKLNFHLRKKILEIQLGIPIKARLSREQTVANSGNTSTQDSLESLENLGKTLLQDLPIPLDTPRVPDPEWLHLKEQLALELKAVQQNQKQPSSRAVSHGSAHWASKISQPSGDMTEAQVLCVQLEANVNSPSLEEPWSPESQSPGHSKDSAQVPMLAEKREDPGKPKLAGDHGEGDAGFAHSSTRDISHPDEAQRPEGMLLNRTPHSPWRRSRSFHLDAPCEHSTRHHPQIKLSEPPPGIPGVKVSEKNDLHSSQTKLNVFLKPARIPKNAQPVVPQASQGQLFLGQLIQGKPLQGQTLKGQVLQGQVMPVHTHKRPSLPESGLRSKMKSFLHCFNSKAKGKVQEEPMFSTAGKVANTRKENAERGLAPAKSSMGRTKTERTRGDSKAQSSPTEKQEGLTFLDGPHSPDSKLRHRSRSHQLHSASVLGHPRHCPRHCPRVACATQPGNVP from the exons atgaaggaaaagggaagtgaG AAAATCCACCTCCAGTGACAGGTGATTCATCGTCACAAGGGCCTGCCACAAGAGATCCACGAGTCCATCCAGTTACTTCTGTCCCCCACTGATCAGTCAACTCTGTCCTAGAGCAGCGCAGCCCTAGCCACAATGCATGATTCCCAACCTACAGCCCTGAAGGCCACTGGAGCCAGTGACCCATTCTCACCCATCACAGACCCAGTGTCAATCCCCATGCCATACTTGTTTGACCAGGCCAAGGCAATATTGCAGGGCCACATCAACTCCAAATGTGGGCAGATTCACCATGACAAGGTCCTTGCTTGTGTACATAGCTCTTGGCAGTGCATAATTC GGGGCCTGCAAGTGGCTCCCTTCACTTGCATCCCAGAAAACAAGCCCTTGGAGCTACAGGTAGCAACTGACCCTGCCCTACAGCAGAAAGCTATGCCCTGGATACCAATGGCCCTTGACCAACAGCAACAAGCCTCACCAGATGCTGTCACTGAACACCCTAAGCTGCCCCAAGCCCTGTCCGAGGGAGCCATTGAGAAACTAGAGACAACATTGCGGCACAAGTACCTGGCCTTCTTGTCAGGGCTGCCAGCTCTTTTTTATGTAGCTCTCTCTAGGGCCATGGCACCAGCAATCTCTACCCAAGCTGTAATCACAGGAATGGTGCCTGGACCTGGTGAATTCCCAACTGAACCTCTGACTCAGATGATCTCATCTGAAGAGCAGTCTCTGAGTCCTGGGCCAAGCTTTCAAGATGCCAATGAGACTTGTGCAGACATTGAAGATGAGCTCCAGGTTGAAGAGCTGGTGGGAGAAATGATCAAGATGGTGCCTTTAGAAAGCCAG gcagAGACCTCTGGGCCCTACACACTCAAGAAACCCATCTTAGCCAAACTAAATTTCCATCTAAGAAAGAAGATCCTAGAGATACAACTGGGAATTCCCATAAAGGCAAGGCTGTCCAGAGAACAAACAGTAGCAAACTCAGGCAACACATCCACACAGGATTCTCTAGAGAGTCTAGAGAACCTAGGAAAAACATTGCTCCAGGATCTCCCCATCCCACTAGACACTCCTCGTGTCCCAGATCCAGAATGGCTCCACCTTAAAGAACAGCTGGCCCTTGAGTTAAAGGCAGTGCAGCAGAACCAGAAGCAACCTAGTTCAAGAGCAGTATCTCATGGTTCTGCCCACTGGGCCTCTAAGATATCACAACCCAGTGGGGACATGACAGAGGCCCAGGTGCTTTGTGTTCAGTTGGAGGCCAATGTGAACagccccagcctggaggagccctgGAGTCCTGAGTCCCAAAGCCCTGGCCACAGCAAGGACTCAGCCCAAGTCCCCATGCTggcagaaaagagagaggacccagggAAACCCAAATTGGCAGGGGACCATGGAGAAGGAGATGCAGGGTTTGCACACTCCTCCACAAGAGACATAAGCCACCCTGATGAAGCCCAGAGGCCAGAAGGGATGCTTCTGAACAGGACACCTCACAGCCCCTGGCGACGGAGCCGTAGCTTTCATCTTGATGCTCCCTGTGAACACAGTACGCGACATCACCCTCAGATTAAGCTTTCAGAGCCACCTCCAGGAATCCCTGGGGTGAAGGTATCTGAGAAGAATGACCTGCACAGCAGTCAAACCAAGCTTAATGTATTCCTCAAACCAGCAAGGATTCCTAAGAATGCCCAGCCTGTGGTGCCCCAGGCATCACAGGGTCAGCTTTTCCTGGGCCAACTCATTCAGGGTAAGCCTTTGCAGGGCCAAACTTTGAAAGGTCAGGTTTTGCAGGGACAGGTGATGCCGGTCCACACTCACAAGAGGCCCAGCCTTCCAGAATCAGGCTTGAGAAGTAAGATGAAATCCTTTCTGCACTGTTTTAACTCCAAGGCAAAAGGCAAAGTGCAGGAAGAACCCATGTTCTCCACAGCTGGGAAAGTGGCCAAcaccagaaaagaaaatgcagaaaggggCCTGGCTCCAGCCAAAAGTTCCATGGGGCGAACCAAGACAGAGAGGACAAGAGGGGACTCCAAGGCCCAATCTTCCCCCACTGAGAAGCAGGAGGGCCTGACCTTCTTGGATGGTCCCCATTCCCCTGACAGTAAGCTCCGGCACCGCTCCCGCTCTCACCAACTCCATTCTGCCTCAGTCCTGGGCCACCCCCGCCACTGCCCTAGGCACTGTCCTCGAGTGGCTTGTGCCACCCAACCAGGGAATGTACCCTAG
- the CCL21 gene encoding C-C motif chemokine 21, producing the protein MAQSLTPSLLVLVLAFCIPWTQGSDGGAQDCCLKYSLRKIPARVVRSYRKQEPSLGCPIPAILFSPRKRSQPELCADPKEPWVQQLMQRLDQPPAPQKQVQGCKKDKGTPKSGKKGKGSKGCKRTEPPQTPKRSTAQ; encoded by the exons ATGGCTCAGTCACTGACTCCGAGCCTTCTTGTCCTAGTCCTGGCTTTCTGCATCCCCTGGACCCAAG GCAGTGATGGAGGGGCCCAGGACTGTTGCCTCAAGTACAGCCTAAGGAAGATTCCTGCCCGGGTTGTCCGCAGCTACCGGAAGCAGGAGCCAAGTTTGGGCTGCCCCATCCCAGCTATCCT GTTCTCACCTCGGAAGCGCTCTCAACCAGAGCTGTGTGCAGACCCTAAAGAGCCTTGGGTGCAGCAGCTGATGCAGCGTCTGGACCAGCCGCCAGCCCCACAGAAACAAGTCCAGGGCTGTAAGAAGGACAAAGGGACTCCTAAGTCTGGCAAGAAGGGAAAGGGCTCCAAAGGCTGTAAGAG GACTGAACCGCCACAGACCCCAAAAAGGTCCACAGCCCAGTGA